The window AAccaatcaaacaaaattgctatttttcaattggaaACACCACCGAAATGGACGGCtattaaacaaacaatacGAGAAATACGAGATTCCTTTACTAATAATGGAGACAGAaatgatacaataaaaaatggaaCGCCTTGTGTATGCCGTTTACTTGTCGTAACAAGGGAGATTCTATCGTTTCATCAGTTACAACAGGTACTAGTTTGACACCCaacctaaataataaaaatataacgttaCCCTGACTAGGTTATTCctaattctatagaaaaagctaaggaaactattttaaagtactttgttttatatttatattttattaatcactTCTTTTGATAAGACAACTTCTTACACATCATGAAGAACAAAAACTACCTAGCCTTGAGAAGCCTTCGTAAGCTTTTTTAAGAATGACAATTACAAAAGCTCAGTCTTCTTAAAAGCTAacgttgattttctttttgttcaaaagtcaccaaaatattaatcaacaCCCCACAAGCCTTTTAAACGATCAACAAGAGATTCCGGTTGAAAATGCTCCTGATGGTACTTACACTGAACAAACTTTGTAAGGCATATTCAAAATTCTATGAGAACAacgttcaaaaaatattgacaagAAAACATAGtattgtaaaattacatttttttttttcaacagaGACACATCAATAGATTATCCAATTCATGCTAACGAATCCCCAACGATCATTATCCCTTGCACTGATTCCTTACTATCGCTTCACATAAAAGTTGTTTGCTTTAAGAGAGActatggtaaaaaaaaaaaattcagtagTTTTGGtgacaaaaacaaaaattgttagaaTTGTATGCTTTTCTACGCTCTTTTCAACCCgacgttattattttatatacccCCTCTCTACCATTCATTCGAACTGTTGAAGTGTACTCGGCACAACTCCAAGCCCCGCCGAAGGATCTCAAGAAGCGTAAGATTCAAATTAATGAAGCTAGTACAGAATCGACACTTAcctcttttaaatttcttcagaCAGGTAAGGATAGTGTTTTTACAGTtgtgctttaaaaaaaaaaaagaaaatgtctttTTTCTTGATATTTCCAACTCttttaaaacgattaaaaaacatttttttgttacaagaTACAAAAGAAGAACCTctgaaaaaggaagaagataaaattaataatggtaAAACTCATTCGTTCAAAATTGTCAAGGTCAGAGGCTACTAACTTAGTTGATGCATCAGTGGTTTCCTGCCAGTTCAGAAAGATATTTGAGAAAAACTTTAACAAAGACTAATTTTTTGAATGATTCGTTTGTTCACTTTAGgtgtacatttatattttttgtaaaactgcagaacatcaaaattttctttacactGTTCAAGTAACGTGTTCCGTTTTAGTATACCCGCATCTAGATTTTTGTGTGTGGGTAtgggtgtgtgtgtgtgtatatatatagaatgAGCGCAATACTTGGAAATCTTtacgaaaacaaaagaaattttcagtaataacatcgaaagaattgtttttaaaacaaactaATGTATTATGCGATTTACTTGGTAATTATCCATCAACCCATCTATCTTCTCGAAAAGGAGGCATTCACATACCGAAACGGCAAAAACTCGATATTGTAGAAGCACAACCACCGACTGTCATAGTCGATATACGAGAATTCGTATCAGCCTTACCCTTCCACGTAGGTCCCGCAAAAGCGAATGGTCAGCTATTTTTGCATGTGTTAAgctttattcaaacaaatttcacattgTCCCCACTACTCTATTGATCGGGGATTATGTTTTATCACGTGATATATGCGTTGAAAGAAAATCTATATCCGACTTTATCTCATCTTTACGTAGTGGAAGACTCTTTGATCAAGCAACAGAAATGTCTCGGAATTACCTTTTTCCAACATTATTGatagaatttaaatcgaaccgaacgttttctttctcttctcaAGAATGGAGTCAGGCCTTTAAACAAACCGAAAGTTGTTTTTCACTAAAAGATCTTTTGatcaagtaatattttttactggttcaatatttgttaatgaatttcaaaaaagattttatattttacttttgaatATACCACGCGTACGATTGCTTTGGACATGTTCTGGGTTTTTTACCGCCTCTctttttcatcaaataaaagtattttattctcaTTAAATcgctgtgtttacatttgaatgTGTTCTTTTAGCAACGAAGAGAAGAACCCGATCCTTTAAAAGCCGCGTTGCTTGGTTCCAATAATCTATTAATACAAAGtacttctttttgtttctctaaaataatattatataaaatccgTGTTCTTTGTAGAGTTCCATAATGACCGTTTTGGTGACGTCTTGCGTCGTTTTCCAGGCGTGACAAGCAAAACAGCACCAATTCTTTCACGTtcggtaaacaaaaaaaaaagtttgattttctcaaaaaaccttactttttttagatttcaaatttatcaaatttagctaaaatggaattaaaccaattaaaattaattctaggAGAGtatgtgttttatttgaatgatGCGCTATTGTTTAGCAATGAAAgtggaattttcaaaagttttatttttaaacagatcCTCTGCCAcgattttgtataattttttggaCGTGAAACTTCAAAGTGTTACAGATACCTATGGTTGAAGGAAAGCAACAGTCAGTTGACAAGTTTTCACCCAATTCATGAGAAAAACTGAATACGATTTGAATAGAAGGGAAATCTGCTTAGCAAAACTTagtatttttcagtttttgtGTTATTGAGttgtatttaaaaactttGAGACGTTTTATGAGTGGCATCTTAGCAAAAGTTTACATGAATCTTCCTGACATTAAGCGTCACAGATGCTTTTTCAGGTTAAATTAAGCGATGAGGTCTACTCATACAAGTTTCGCACTTATTAAACTATTTTGTTAACGTAGCCTGTATTAGTTTTATGATGTTTCTTCAAGGCTCTCGTTCATTATACAACAGTTACGCTTCAAGACTGTTtcgttgtaattttaaaagatgCATTTCATACGCACACCAATCaaatcaaattcaattaacCAAGTTGGGCAATGTTTTTTATGTGGTTCCAGAACAAGTGGCGTGCATAGTGGAAAGATTTGGTAAATTTCAACGTATACTTCACCCAGGATTACACTTGTTAATTCCATTTGTCGATCGTGTTTCCTATACGCATTCGCTTAAGGAGGAAACTATAGCTATAAAGGATCAAAGTGCTATAACGAAAGACaacgtaaaatttttttatcataatagTTTTCACTAAATTACGGTGTTTCTGCTTCTTTTCTACAGGTCACCATACAATTAGATGGTGTCTTGTACTTACGAGTAGATGATCCTTATAACgtaggtttttttttgtttaatttttttttttataataacaacaacagGCATCGTATGGTGTTGAGCATCCAGCATTTGCTGTAACTCAGTTAGCACAAACCACAATGCGTAGTGAATTAGGGAAGCTTACTCttgatgaaacttttcttGAAAGAGAGACATTAAACGTAGCAATTACTAAagtaacaattgtttaaaaaagaaatacaatgaATCTTAGGCTATTGCTTTTTTTTGTAGACAATCAATGCAGCTGCAGAAGGTTGGGGTATGCGTTGCATGCGTTATGAAATTAGAGACATCATTGTTCCTTCCACTATACGTAACGCCATGGAACGCCAAGTATCTATAATGAATGTAATTAgatttgatatttcttttttttaaggcTGAAgctgaaagaagaaaaagagcgGACATTTTACAGAGTGAAGGTGAAAAGCAAACGGAAATTAATATATCTGAAGGAAGAAAACAAGCACTTATTCTTCAAGCTCAAGTAATTTAAACACACtctttttttagtaaaaaaagtcatttttcaaataaaaaagtatctcTACGAAAAACCTTTAATAGATTTCTATTTGAAAccgtattatttttcatattagtATTATGTGTTAAACTCATGTTCTCAACAGGGAGAAGCCGAGGCAGTGGTTCAACGAGCACAATCGACCGCAAAAAGTCatcttgaaatgaaattcaacttttcacatgttttacttttttataggtttattaatgttatctGACGCTATTAAAACATCAGGAGGTCACAATGCTGTTGCTATGCAATTAGCTGAACAGGTTGAAACGTATGCATGTCTATTCCTTCATGTACCGGTGCTTTTTGTAGTATATTGATGCTTTTGGAAAGCTCGCTAAAGAATCCAATACATTAATCATTCCTGCGAATCCTCACGACTTTTCAAGCCTTATAACACAGGTGACTTCGGTATTTCAAAAAGTTTCTCATGCAGGTAAAGAGCATTACTATTCTTTTCTAATCCTGTtctcatattttcaaaaaaaatttaaaaaatttctaaaatatccaATGTTTTCATGcctttatttgaataaattgttctaCCTTTAGTGTCCCAATCTATGCCGATCACACCTAAATTAGAAACCTCTTCCAAAACAATGTAAAACCAACAAGTTTACCTTTTATTAGCAATACACAAACTTTAATACACcaaacttttgtaaaattccctacgaataatttcaaaataccaAATATACGCTCTACCAGTATCGCCCAAAACATGTATGAAAATGTGTCGAGACACCTTTCACTAACGGATAAATGCACTactcttttttgtttcacaaaTATAGTGTTTACTTgcatcaattttcttttattatctctttaatgaaattacaaaaaaatatgtatttcgacaaaaatgaaattgatttcttcATGCATATTAAGATTTTGAcagaaaaataacatattagTAACAAACTGATAGGCTAGTATTTTCATAGTTATACACTTATCAAACAATAGAATGCTTATTACAATTCTGGGTACTTTTCACTATGTACTTGTAGTGAGGGGAATATCTCGCAGCCCTTCTTTCACTAATTCAGCCTCAGTTAAAAATTCGACAGTTTCTTGAGAAATTTGTAAAGATCTATGACGCAAATCAATAACACATTCATACcgtctgaaaaaaaaaaaagaaattacttgGATGAAATACAAGTAGCGTCAGTACTAAACcgttctacaattttttttttttttgattttcaaacaaatggAACAATTACGAGTTGTACAacattctacttttttttactGCTTAAACTTTACCTTAATAAATCCAAACCAAATAATAGATCCGTTTTACTGTTCTCAACAACTATTAAAGAAATgggtaaaaaaatgtttccgaTTTTGATTTGGGCTAAATGAATACGTCCTAAAATTGAACTGGTTCCAACACCActatacacaaaaaaaaacaatggaattaatataacaaataaaaattatgtgaAGAACCTAGCAAGTCCTTGAAAACGCTTATCTATCAGTCGAGTTAAGGAGCAACGTTCCGCACAGCTTTCCGAAATAATTGTCATCTATTTTCTTACATTGATacctatattttctttgttaactGTACCTGAGCACCGCTATCTACTAATGCGTTAACTTTGACCCCATTTAAATGGATGGTAACATAAAGCATATTAACCGAagctttacaaaaaaaaatgagacgTCAGTTGAATTAAATTGGAGCTCACCAAAACTTTCAGGTAAATATTCTTGTGCGTGGGTCAAGGCTTCATCAATGCGTTCTTGTTGGATGgcttttaataacaattctTGTCCTTGAGGATTTAAAGGATCACTTAACAATTTTGTCATTGTTGAATGCATTGAATTTAATGTCTGGAACGAATGGATTAGAAGATATCAAACTGACATGGGGTTACTTGAAGATGTCCTGAATCTAGAGGAGATGTCGTTAAAGTATTTTGCGTTGTTTGACTTGCACTTCCTGATAACTGATTGACATGTTGttgattcaataattttaaaagactCATCAATTGACTTGAATTATCAGTTGCAGCTGTCAGACATATACCAGTATATccaaacattaaatataaacttcaaagttcgtatttttaaagttaaaaaaaaaagcctagaaaaaaacattgttttacCTGGATTCGTTTTATTATCAAGAGGATCATGGGTTAAAATGAGAACgctatcattttttaatttaagactTTTCAATGTACTAGAGGGTGTATAATGAAGTAAATCTCCTTCATACATAAATTGTTGATCATTTGGTGGTGTTGAAAATTCTGTTTGAACTAATgcttgaaaagaagaaaattcgaaGTCATCACAAATATCAAACTGAAGAGTTTTTCCTATGTCTACAATATATTAACagagttttaaaaagaaaaagagttgtgataacttttaaaaattttcaatgtatttttttgtaccaTACAAATCTTACAAGTATCAGTTACAGTGAttctcatttataaatatattgtcaaatgttttttttttttttttggtaacgGTCGAAATTTACTCGAATTTTAACAAACTACTGGtccttttgaatttattttataattgatttatCAGAATTGTGCTTTGATATTCAAAACATAAacaactacaaaaaaaaattcatgcaaccCAAATGAAATAGGTGATGAAATAAATCATCATGTATGAAACCAAGAATGATTCAGGCATTGGTGTAAAGTGAAACGTTCCTCAGGGTTAGGATTTAAAAGACCCCTAAAAAAAAGTCTTTTAAGACATTgttactatatatataatgcATACATTATGAGGTCTTTGACATCCTCTGATAACCAGTTCGGTAAAGGTTTTTGCAATCCGTTtttgatattgaaataaacattcacTGGTGTATCACATCTATTGGgaaaaaaaactatttcattctagttaaattgaaaaacatttttgcatAACATACTCAAAAGGTAATTTCCCCAAAAGTAAGCAATATAATAAGCATCCTATAGACCATGCATCACGAGCGAAccctgaaatttttttttcttcattcaaAGACATAATACATTCTGGAGGTGTGAATTGGCGTGTTCCATCTACATAATTGGTATACAGCATCATGTACGCTTCCTATTACTGTTTCTTTGAACTAGGTATCACACATGAAAACTGTTCTTTGTTCAAGTTTCTACCTATACATTTGACTCTATGCAACTCTCTGATCAATATTACGCTAAAGTGGAATGCTGTAACGCGTTCATAATTAAAGTCATCATTGCAAATTTTTGACTAGATACAGAAAAACACTTGAATAATCTCTAAAGATTTCTTCAGCTAAAATAACTGTAGAAGAAATTGTTAAGCCACAGGTGCCCACTACTAAAAGGGAAACACATCATACTAAAGTATTTCTGGTTATTATGCTACaattccttaaaaatttttaatttatcaaaagtCTAGACAATTgtccaaattttttttttaatcacgaataactatttttttaattacctgcatcataaataaaaaaatctggTTCCTTTACTTGAACAGCGCTACTAAAAtcgataatacaaatttttaaatccgACTGAagatttttaacaatattaagAGGATGATGTAATGCTTTACTACAGCATAAGCATTTTTGGTACTCCTTGATATCTTCTCCCTTAGCCGCATCAGTAAAAAAATGACTTGACATTGGTAGCTTTAAGTCATCTAACGGAGTAGATGAAATCTTAATCGCATTCTCCATAGAACAACACAAACACAGTTGACATTTATTATAACgttgtatttcattatttatttgtcgCGCATAATTCTCCACAGAATTGACTTCAAACAGATCTAAATCCCACAAAAATTCTTCAGTACAATCGGACATTTCCTCCCAATCTCGTCCATCTCCATAAGGTTGCGTTTCAACGAATGTTTCCTCTTTATCCAATAAATCTAAAGATGGGGTTATGGTTTTAAGCCATTCTAATAgggtaaaaatcaaaaaaaaaataaagttaaacccacaaaaagaagaaaaaaaaataaccttTTGGTAAGGAagacgaagaaattaatatattttcaggTTTTAAATCTTTATGAACGATTTGATGCTCATGCAAATAAGTAACAGCATTTAAAATCTAACTCATATTTAGAATCAATAGGCTTTTTTTGGGGGGGAGGGGGCAAGTCACCTGTTTTACTAAATTCTTACATCCAATTTCGGAGAGCGTTGGGACATTGTTAAGAGTTTTCGGTTCGGCAATCCCTTGTCGGTACATTTTTAGTTTCGAGTCATAATTGGCTATAAGTGTTTCACCAAACTCCATAATCAGTATCCAAACATTACACATTGGATTCCATAATAACTGAACGccatgattttttttactaatcaTGAACGAGATTTACCTCAATAATTTGAGAGATATTCGGATGATTCATCATGCATTGAAGGGACCACTCAACTTGGACctgaattgaataaaagagaaaggaaatttATGTTTGATTAAATCAATTACGAAATTGCGTTAGAATTaaggtttattatttttttttcaagctttCGCTAAGCGACACAGTTGCTACTAATAATTATACGTCATTTGAAAAAGATTATACTTTAAAACTGAAATTGGTTTTaacgtttttataaattctcatgtttctttttttaaccgtATTTGTTTAGactaattaataaaacgtaCGCGTGTCCAACCAGATATAAGTTCTTTTAATCCTACTGCATTAAACACAGGAACTCTTTCACGCGATCGAGACATGGGGAAAACaaactataaaaatttttcacataaaGATCAAATGTTGGGTGAATAAGAATGAATAAccaattgatatttaaaacgATTACGTGTTTTATTGTGAGCGACATACTTTCATAGCAACAGGAATCCATTGATTGCTGTCTATTTTCATGAATCCTCGGCGTACCTTACCTTTGCTTCCTCTACCAAGAACGGGGCCAACTATATAATTTGATactaaataaacatattttagtGCATTCAGGTCTTCAAACACATAATTTAAagaagtttcaaatttttgaaacaatttaatagGAACCTTCCAAAATTTGGCATTAAAACTAACTGGTAATGGTAAAGTTTGCGGATAACATTTTACGGAGGTTGAAGGAATGTTTTTTTGCACATCACTTGGAAATTCTTTCACAGTGCCAACACAATGTTCCAGACTGTTTGTCAACTCTCGAGTATCCACTTTTGTATTAGATTCCTC of the Hylaeus volcanicus isolate JK05 unplaced genomic scaffold, UHH_iyHylVolc1.0_haploid 12050, whole genome shotgun sequence genome contains:
- the LOC128882526 gene encoding uncharacterized protein LOC128882526 isoform X1, whose translation is MTDFTCLCHQTCKRGFSFESSVDAQKKPCWCGLLMWKEESNTKVDTRELTNSLEHCVGTVKEFPSDVQKNIPSTSVKCYPQTLPLPVSFNAKFWKVPIKLFQKFETSLNYVFEDLNALKYVYLVSNYIVGPVLGRGSKGKVRRGFMKIDSNQWIPVAMKFVFPMSRSRERVPVFNAVGLKELISGWTRVQVEWSLQCMMNHPNISQIIELLWNPMCNVWILIMEFGETLIANYDSKLKMYRQGIAEPKTLNNVPTLSEIGCKNLVKQILNAVTYLHEHQIVHKDLKPENILISSSSLPKEWLKTITPSLDLLDKEETFVETQPYGDGRDWEEMSDCTEEFLWDLDLFEVNSVENYARQINNEIQRYNKCQLCLCCSMENAIKISSTPLDDLKLPMSSHFFTDAAKGEDIKEYQKCLCCSKALHHPLNIVKNLQSDLKICIIDFSSAVQVKEPDFFIYDADGTRQFTPPECIMSLNEEKKISGFARDAWSIGCLLYCLLLGKLPFECDTPVNVYFNIKNGLQKPLPNWLSEDVKDLIMGLLNPNPEERFTLHQCLNHSWFHT
- the LOC128882530 gene encoding stomatin-like protein 2, mitochondrial isoform X2, whose protein sequence is MMFLQGSRSLYNKQVACIVERFGKFQRILHPGLHLLIPFVDRVSYTHSLKEETIAIKDQSAITKDNVTIQLDGVLYLRVDDPYNASYGVEHPAFAVTQLAQTTMRSELGKLTLDETFLERETLNVAITKTINAAAEGWGMRCMRYEIRDIIVPSTIRNAMERQAEAERRKRADILQSEGEKQTEINISEGRKQALILQAQGEAEAVVQRAQSTAKSLLMLSDAIKTSGGHNAVAMQLAEQYIDAFGKLAKESNTLIIPANPHDFSSLITQVTSVFQKVSHAVSQSMPITPKLETSSKTM
- the LOC128882531 gene encoding uncharacterized protein LOC128882531; the protein is MRITVTDTYIGKTLQFDICDDFEFSSFQALVQTEFSTPPNDQQFMYEGDLLHYTPSSTLKSLKLKNDSVLILTHDPLDNKTNPAATDNSSQLMSLLKLLNQQHVNQLSGSASQTTQNTLTTSPLDSGHLQTLNSMHSTMTKLLSDPLNPQGQELLLKAIQQERIDEALTHAQEYLPESFASVNMLYVTIHLNGVKVNALVDSGAQMTIISESCAERCSLTRLIDKRFQGLASGVGTSSILGRIHLAQIKIGNIFLPISLIVVENSKTDLLFGLDLLRRYECVIDLRHRSLQISQETVEFLTEAELVKEGLRDIPLTTST
- the LOC128882526 gene encoding uncharacterized protein LOC128882526 isoform X2, with protein sequence MLSANFTITISNYIVGPVLGRGSKGKVRRGFMKIDSNQWIPVAMKFVFPMSRSRERVPVFNAVGLKELISGWTRVQVEWSLQCMMNHPNISQIIELLWNPMCNVWILIMEFGETLIANYDSKLKMYRQGIAEPKTLNNVPTLSEIGCKNLVKQILNAVTYLHEHQIVHKDLKPENILISSSSLPKEWLKTITPSLDLLDKEETFVETQPYGDGRDWEEMSDCTEEFLWDLDLFEVNSVENYARQINNEIQRYNKCQLCLCCSMENAIKISSTPLDDLKLPMSSHFFTDAAKGEDIKEYQKCLCCSKALHHPLNIVKNLQSDLKICIIDFSSAVQVKEPDFFIYDADGTRQFTPPECIMSLNEEKKISGFARDAWSIGCLLYCLLLGKLPFECDTPVNVYFNIKNGLQKPLPNWLSEDVKDLIMGLLNPNPEERFTLHQCLNHSWFHT
- the LOC128882530 gene encoding stomatin-like protein 2, mitochondrial isoform X1; protein product: MMFLQGSRSLYNSYASRLFRCNFKRCISYAHQSNQIQLTKLGNVFYVVPEQVACIVERFGKFQRILHPGLHLLIPFVDRVSYTHSLKEETIAIKDQSAITKDNVTIQLDGVLYLRVDDPYNASYGVEHPAFAVTQLAQTTMRSELGKLTLDETFLERETLNVAITKTINAAAEGWGMRCMRYEIRDIIVPSTIRNAMERQAEAERRKRADILQSEGEKQTEINISEGRKQALILQAQGEAEAVVQRAQSTAKSLLMLSDAIKTSGGHNAVAMQLAEQYIDAFGKLAKESNTLIIPANPHDFSSLITQVTSVFQKVSHAVSQSMPITPKLETSSKTM
- the LOC128882524 gene encoding uncharacterized protein LOC128882524 isoform X2, whose translation is MLGYRKEILDKLFKQDMLTIISPGLGLHELVLHFLERYVSSNQSSNETMEANGNVNVTQSSCDTMKLILILNMSPKEEVFFLNLTKTLFNNSFCVRTPDDSAVFESKKKLLGHRHCIYPLSDLTIQRSDIREKFYLKSGIVLMSSRLVVTDILSGRLPRSLINGLIIMNAHNVAQPFLNTLFAVKLIREENQTAFLKAFSDLPEGFNRETSHIDRVLKDLFLQEIHLCHRSDPDVDASLTMPHQPITFQVTPPVTKAMQDIQANIIELIKKGWDALLYRLLEPVWDQLSRRYKQMIQEISLFRKLLASLVELDSISFLQYLESLRMSLALDQRWLLTMEWDTIIKLAKERVYKVNFLEMSTSTKNQSNKIAIFQLETPPKWTAIKQTIREIRDSFTNNGDRNDTIKNGTPCVCRLLVVTREILSFHQLQQVIPNSIEKAKETILKQLLTHHEEQKLPSLEKPSHQNINQHPTSLLNDQQEIPVENAPDGTYTEQTLDTSIDYPIHANESPTIIIPCTDSLLSLHIKVVCFKRDYELYAFLRSFQPDVIILYTPSLPFIRTVEVYSAQLQAPPKDLKKRKIQINEASTESTLTSFKFLQTDTKEEPLKKEEDKINNGKTHSFKIVKVYIYIFCKTAEHQNFLYTVQNERNTWKSLRKQKKFSVITSKELFLKQTNVLCDLLGNYPSTHLSSRKGGIHIPKRQKLDIVEAQPPTVIVDIREFVSALPFHLYSNKFHIVPTTLLIGDYVLSRDICVERKSISDFISSLRSGRLFDQATEMSRNYLFPTLLIEFKSNRTFSFSSQEWSQAFKQTESCFSLKDLLIKFYILLLNIPRVRLLWTCSGFFTASLFHQIKQRREEPDPLKAALLGSNNLLIQKFHNDRFGDVLRRFPGVTSKTAPILSRSISNLSNLAKMELNQLKLILGESSATILYNFLDVKLQSVTDTYG
- the LOC128882524 gene encoding uncharacterized protein LOC128882524 isoform X1, with translation MLGYRKEILDKLFKQDMLTIISPGLGLHELVLHFLERYVSSNQSSNETMEANGNVNVTQSSCDTMKLILILNMSPKEEVFFLNLTKTLFNNSFCVRTPDDSAVFESKKKLLGHRHCIYPLSDLTIQRSDIREKFYLKSGIVLMSSRLVVTDILSGRLPRSLINGLIIMNAHNVAQPFLNTLFAVKLIREENQTAFLKAFSDLPEGFNRETSHIDRVLKDLFLQEIHLCHRSDPDVDASLTMPHQPITFQVTPPVTKAMQDIQANIIELIKKGLLHLKRLPLIDLSELNLDECCFKKGWDALLYRLLEPVWDQLSRRYKQMIQEISLFRKLLASLVELDSISFLQYLESLRMSLALDQRWLLTMEWDTIIKLAKERVYKVNFLEMSTSTKNQSNKIAIFQLETPPKWTAIKQTIREIRDSFTNNGDRNDTIKNGTPCVCRLLVVTREILSFHQLQQVIPNSIEKAKETILKQLLTHHEEQKLPSLEKPSHQNINQHPTSLLNDQQEIPVENAPDGTYTEQTLDTSIDYPIHANESPTIIIPCTDSLLSLHIKVVCFKRDYELYAFLRSFQPDVIILYTPSLPFIRTVEVYSAQLQAPPKDLKKRKIQINEASTESTLTSFKFLQTDTKEEPLKKEEDKINNGKTHSFKIVKVYIYIFCKTAEHQNFLYTVQNERNTWKSLRKQKKFSVITSKELFLKQTNVLCDLLGNYPSTHLSSRKGGIHIPKRQKLDIVEAQPPTVIVDIREFVSALPFHLYSNKFHIVPTTLLIGDYVLSRDICVERKSISDFISSLRSGRLFDQATEMSRNYLFPTLLIEFKSNRTFSFSSQEWSQAFKQTESCFSLKDLLIKFYILLLNIPRVRLLWTCSGFFTASLFHQIKQRREEPDPLKAALLGSNNLLIQKFHNDRFGDVLRRFPGVTSKTAPILSRSISNLSNLAKMELNQLKLILGESSATILYNFLDVKLQSVTDTYG